The window GTAGTTGAGCAGGCTGACGTGCATCAGCCGGGCCGCGGTGGACAGGGTGGCCTGGAGCACCAGTTCGTGCCGGTTGATCCGGATCACGGCCTCAGCCACGTCCGTGTCCCCGATCTTGGACAGCACCTCGGTCAACTGCTCGTTCTGGATCTGGATCTGGGCCTGGAGCTTCTCCAACTGGTAGCCGCGGCTGCCCAGGTCACCGCGGCCCTGCAACAGGGTGTCGATGTGGCCTTCGAGGACGCCGATCAGGCCCGCCACCCCGCTCTGCTCGCCCGCCATCAGGCGGTCACGCAAGTCGAACAGGGCGTCGAACATGGTGGCGCGCAGTACGGGGTTGCCGCCCTCGTCCTTCATCGCCTCGACCTGGAACACTTGGCCCGGATCGATGGTCTCCACGAGCTTGTTCAGGGTCAGCACCCGGCCCCAACCCTCTCCGGTGACCTGTTCAAGCCATACTTCGGGCGGAGTGTAGACGACCATTTCCTGTCCATCCACAACGGTTCTTTCGAACAGCCCCTCCGGCTTGACACCCCCGCGGGACGCGTTCGCGAAACCGACCAGGGCAGTGATCATCCGGTCGACCTCAAAGGCCAGGTTCTTCAGGTCGGAAGGAGAATAGGTGCCGGTGGCGCCCTGGACGGCCATCACCCGGGCGTCCTGCATCACTTGCGTCGCCTGAGCGAGCGCCTCTTCGGCGCGGTTTAAGCGCGACCTTTGCAGGTCGATGCTCAGGACATAGTCCCGGATCTCACTGGTGGCGGTACGCAGTGACAGGACCTGGCTCAGGGCCGCCGGGTCCTCGCTCAGGCGGTTGATCCGCCGCCCGCTGGCGATCTGCTCCTGGACCCGGGCAGCGCCGAGATGCTCCCGGTGAATACTGCTCAGGAGGTTCTTGTAGAATAAGTGGGTGCTGATCCGCATTCTGCTAACCCCCAAATCGATTAGAGCATCCGGTTGATCAGGGTGTCCAGCAGCTCATCCAGCACCGTGATCACGCGGGCGGCCGCCTGGTACCCGTACTGGTACTGAATCATCCGGGTCAGTTCCTCATCCAGGTTCACCCCGGATACAGACTCCCGGAGCGCTTCGATCTGGCCCAGGATAGCGCTCACGTTGTCCCGGCCCCGCTGCGCAGCGTTCAGGTCGGCGCCGATCCCGGTGACCAATTGCTGGTAGTAGCCGTCCAGGGTGGTGTCGTCCTCGCCGTCCCCGTCGGCATCGACCACGCGCTGCTCACGAATCTGGGCAACCGCCCAGGCCTGCTCCGCAGTTACCTGCGCCAGGGCCCCTTCCGCTTCGGGCCCGATGGATATGGGGCCGGTCTTGTAGTCATAATCGGCGACAATGGTTTCGGTCCCCTCGATTATCCGGCCAAACTGCAGCGTTCCGGTGATTGTATCCACCAGTACCCAGTCGCCGGACCCCGGGGGTAGCTCATCCCCTTCGAAATACACCTCAAACGGATTGCCGTCGACCGTGATGGTGACGGTATTCGCAATCAACCAGCCGTTCGCCAGTCGGTGGGCGTCAGTGCCGCCCCCGGCGGCGGTTTCGCCGGTCACTCTTTCGATGTTGAACGCAAAGAATTCAAGAGCCAGCACTCCGTTCACCGCGTTCGCCAGGCTCAACATCAGAAGTTCAAGTTGCTTCAAGTACTCCTTGACCCTCGCGCCCACGGCGAAGGTGCCGGCCAACCCGCCCCGGGTACTGCCCTCCAGCGCCTCTATGAGATTTTGCAGACTTTCATGATCGGCGGCCAGTTCGGTAAATCCGCGGTCGGTTGCCAGGTAGCCGTCACCGTTCACCAGTTCCAAACCGTAAACGCTGACGCTGACCAGATTGAGTTCGGCGTTGGTCACGGTCACACTCACGTCCGCCAGTTTGGACAATTCATCCAACAGGTAGTCCCGCCGGTTCAAGAGGTCGTTGGGGTTGGCGCCGGCGGTGCGCTGGTAGGCGATCTCCCGGTTCAGTTCGGCAATCTGCCGGCCGATGGAGTTGATTCGGCCCACCTGCTGTGCAAAGAGGTCGTTTCCGCCGATGAGGTCGTTTCTCACGTTCGTCAGCGAGTAATAGGCCAGGGAAAGGCTGTTTGCCAACGTCTCGGCCGCGCCCCGCACCGCCGACCGGGAGCCGGGGTTGGCCGGGTCCTGGACCAGGTAGTGCCAGGTGCTGAAGAAATTACCCAGGAGCGCCTGGATCCCGAAGTCGGTGGGTTCCGGCAGCACGGCCTCCACGCGCTGCAGGGCGGTCTCCACTCCGGACCAGTAGCCGATGGCCGACTGGGCCTCCCGCACCTGGCGGTCGAGGTAGGCATCGCTGTACCGTTTGATCTCCACCGCGCTCATCCCCGTGCCCAACTGTCCGGGCCGCGGAGAGAACACCGACGGGTAGGCGATGGCCGGCGTGGACTGGAGCACGGCCTCCTGCCGCTTATATCCCGGCGTGTTGATGTTGGCGATGTTGTGCGCCGTGGTGTTCATCGCCTGCTGGTGCCCGTGCAGGCTGCGCCGGGCGATTTCGATGCCGAGAAAGGACACCGGGGAAAACCCCTTTCCGGTTAAGAATTCGGAACAAAAATCACGCTTCTTTGTTGAGGATCAGGGACCGGGCCTCCCCGGCTTCTCCACGGACCCCGTCCGGCGCGTAGGTCGCGGTCGTACCCGCGACAAATTGTAAAATGGCCCGGTTGAAGCGGGCCGCGTTCAGCATCAGCACGTAGTTCGCGTGGTTCCGGTGCCGGATCTCTTCGATCAGGGATCCCAGACGCCGGCCCGCCTGTTCCAGTTCCCGGCCCACCGGCGCCGGCAGGACGGCCAACAATTCGCGCAGCGGCGTGGTACCATCCAATTCGTGCTCCTCGGCCAGCGCCCTGGCGGTCGCTTCGCGCCGTTCCTCCGCCTGGCGCAGCTCGTCGGTCAGTTTCTCCAGAGCCGGCACGGACGCTTCGAGCCCTGCCAGATCCAGCCTGAGCAGGGCCTGTTGCTGTTCGTCCAATGTGTGTACAATCCCGGCCGCCAGCTCTATTTCCTGCCGGAGGCAGGCGGCCAGGTCGTTAACGGTCATTCGCCCTCCCCGCCCCATTCCCGCACCAGACCTGCAGCGATCTTTTCGGCGTCGGCATCATAGGTGCCGGCCTGAATCTCCGCCTTGAGGCGCTCCACCAGTTCGGTCCGGACCGCGGGCAACTCGGCCAGCTTCTGCCGGTACGCCTGGAGTTCGCGCGCCTGGTCGGAAAGCTCGACGCTATCCCTCTCCTCGGCACCCTCCGTCCGGGGATGTTCCCCGGGTTTGCGATCCACTATCTGGCGACCGTAGATTCGCGTCAGGTCCACCCCGCCGGTCTTGTCTATCTTCATGGCCACCAACTCCCTTACAAGGCCCTTCTATAGTTATATCGCCTAAAACTTTTTCCACTCCGACCACCGACCACCTACATGGCCTTTCTATGTTGTATATCGCCCTAAATCATCCCAACTTTAGAGCTGCTGCACAACTTCGGCGGAGATTTCAGAAAGCGGCAGCACCCGGCAGGCGGCGCCGTTCTCCACGGCGGCCCGGGGCATGCCGTATACCACGCAACTGGCCTCATCCTGGGCAATGGTGTACCCGTTCTTTTGCTTGATGGCCAGCATCCCGCCGGCGCCGTCACGCCCCATCCCGGTAAGCAGCACACCCGTTACCCGGCTCCCGTATATGGCGGCCGCCTGGGTCATGACCTCGTCCACCGAGGGACGGAAGGTCCCTGGGGCCGGCGGGGTGTTGTCTTCGCTCACGCTGACCCGCACGCCGTCCGGGCCGGGCCGGAATCGGAAGGCTTTGCCGGCGGGGGCGATGAGGACCCGGCCGGGCACGACCGGATCGTTGTCCCGGGCGTGCCGGACCTCCATTGCGCATACCGCATCCAGGTGTTCGGCCAGTAAAGCCGTGAACCCGGCGGGCATGTGCTGCACCACCACCACCGCCGCCGGCAGGTTCGCCGGGAATCCGGGCAAGAGAACGCGGAGAGCGTTGGGCCCTCCGGTCGAGCAGCCGATGACCACCAGGTCGGTCTTTCTCTTCGGCGCCCGGGCCGCAACCGGTGCCAGGGGCGCACGGGGCGGCTCCGGCGCCACGGCCTGGGTCAGGGCACCGCGAACCGACGCCCCGGCGGCAGCGCTGATTTTCACCGCCAGCTCCGCTATGATCGCGGTTATGTCGGCTGTGCCGATGGGTTTCGGCACGAAATCGACCGCGCCGAGGGCCAGGGCCTCGATGGTCGCCTTGCTCCCGGCCCGGGTGTGGGCGCTGAGCATGATCACGGGCACCGGATAGCTGATCATGAGTTCACGCAGAGTGTTCAAGCCGTCGAGTTCCGGCATCTCCACGTCCATGACCACCACTTCGGGCCGGAGCACCGGGATCTTCCGCAGGGCGTCTTTCCCATTCATCGCGGTGCCCACGACCTCGAACCCGATCTCGCGAAGCCGGCGCCCGATGATGGTCCGGACCACGGCTGAGTCATCGACCAGGAAAACCCTAACCGGCGGCATACACTCTGCCTTGGCGGCCGCGGGTGCCGATGGTTTCCGCAAGGAGCGCCCGCACGTCTACGATCAGAGCCACCTTCCCATCCCCAAGAATGGTCGCCCCCGAAATCCCGGGTATCCGCCCCAGCAGATCGCCCAGGGACTTGATCACGATTTCCTGCTCTCCGACGAGCCGGTCCACCACCACACCAACGCGGTCCTGGCCGGTGCCGATGATTACCACGTAAAGTCTCCCTTCCGGATCGGTTTCCCGTTGCCGGAACAGGCGGCGCAGGCGGACCAGGGGCAAAACCTCGCCGCGAACCACCACCACCTCGGCATCCCTGATCATGCGGATCTCCGCCGGGTCAATCTGCATGGTTTCGACCACATTGGCCAGCGGAAAGGCGTACACGTAATTGCCCAGTTCGACCATCAGCGCCCGGATGATCGCCAGGGTCAGCGGCAGCTTGATGGTGACCGCCGTACCCTGTCCCGGGGTGCTGCGCATTTCCACCAGACCGTTGATCTGCTCGATCTGACTTTTCACCACGTCCATGCCCACGCCCCGGCCGGAAATGTCACTCACGTCGGCCGCCGTGGAAAAACCGGCCTGGAAGATCAGGTTCAGCGCGTCCTGGTCAGTCAGACGGGCCAAGGTTTCCTCGTCAAGAAGCTGCATTTCCCGCGCCCTGGCCCGCAGTCGGTCCGGGTCCAAACCCCGGCCGTCGTCCTCCACGATGATCACAATGTGGTTTTCCTGGTGAAAGGCGCGCAGAGTCAGGGTGCCCGCACGCGGCTTGCCGAACCCGAGCCGCTCCTCGGGCATCTCCAGCCCGTGATCCACGGCGTTTCGGATCAGGTGCACCAGCGGGTCGCTGATGATTTCGATTACGTTCCGGTCCAGTTCGGTGTCCCGCCCCTCGATGACCAGGTTCACCTCCTTGCCCAACTTCTGGGCCAGGTCCCGGACCATCCGCGGGAAGCGGTTGAACACCTGGGCGATCGGGAGCATCCGGGCCATCATGATTTCCTCTTGGAGGTCACTGGTGATCTGCCCCAGGTGGCTCGAGATTTCGTTCAAGGTGTCGATCATTTCCTCCGAGCGGTATTTCAGCTCCATGATGTCCGCGAAGCGCTCCAGCCTGGTCCGCTCGATCACCAGTTCACCAACCAGGTTCATCAGGCTGTCCAGCTTCTGGACGTCGATCCGGACGGTCCGGATGGCTTTCTTGTGGGCGTTCAAGGAGTCGAACTGCTCCACGCGGGCGGCCGGAGCGGGTCCGGCCGCGGTGGACGTTCCACCCGGAGTATGCGCGGGGGTAATTGTATCGCCGCCCGCCTCTTCCAAGACCGCTACCGGTGTTACCGTTACGGCGCTTACCTCGGCGATGAGCGACAAAGCCCCCTGCAGCCGGTCCGCATCTTCCTCGGAGAGTACAAGCAGCTCAAACCCCGCACCGTAATTGCCCTGTTCCAGGTCCTCCACCGGCGGTTCGGACTGAATCACCTGCACCCCGGCTTTCTCCAATGTCTGGAAAACCAGAAAGGCCCGTACCGATTTCATCTGACAGCCGGGATCGATGTCCACCCGGACGCGGTAGGCACTGTACCCCTGATCCACGGCTTCCCGGAGCACCTCCCAATGGGCATCAGTGACCACTAGCCCGGCGGCCCCTTCCGAACCCGCAGCCGCCCCGGCCCCGGTCGCGCCGGCGTCACCGACTTCGGCCGACTCCTGCTCACAGAATTCCCGCAACTTTTCCATCACGGGGCCGGTATCGATTTCCCGGTCCGTCCCCCCGATGACCTTATCGCGCAACAATTTGAGCGTGTCCAGCGCCTCCAGCAGCACGTCCACCATGCGGGGCGTACTGTGCACACGACCCTCCCGCAACAGGGTAAGAAGGTTCTCCATCTCGTGCGTGAGCGCGGACATTTGGTCGTATCCCAGGATCCCGGACGAACCCTTAATGGTATGCGCCGCCCGGAATATCTCCTGGATGGTTTCGGGGTTGTCCCCCTCCCGCTCGAGCGCCAGGAATCCGTCGTTCAATATCTCTATCTTTTCGTCAAGCTCGTCCAGAAAGACCTGGATCTCTTCGGACGAAAACATGCCAATCCTCCTCAGGCGGGTTTTTCCGCCGCCAGTTCCATCCGCGCCTGCCGCAGCCGGGCCTGCTCCTTCTCGGCCAGGATCTTCTCCAGATCGAGCAGGATGATCAGACGGTCCCGCCATAGGGCAATCCCGCGCAGGTAGGCGGCGTCCACGCCGGCTACCATCGGCGGCGGCGGCTCAATGTCGGCTTGGGATATACGCAGGACCTCGGAAACCGCGTCCACGATCATGCCGATTGTCGTGCCGCCCATTTCCACGATGACAATACGGTTGTTGGCCGTTGATTCGGCCGGCGGCATGGCAAAACGTTTCCGGAGGTCAATGACCGGGATGATGTTCCCACGCAGTTTGATCACACCCTCCACGAACGAAGGCGCTTTCGGGACCCGGGTGATCGTTTCCATGCGAATGATCTCAAACACCCGGGCGATGTCCATGCCATAGGTCTGACCGGCCAGTTGGAAAACCACCAACTGCTCTTCCCTTTTCCTGGAAGCCTCGGCGTCAGCCATTTGTTCACCTCCCCAGATTGAAAAGTGCCCCGGTACGGGCTTTTGCATATCGTGTGGTATTTATTTATTTTATTATATAAGGTCTAATCGGACGCTCGGGAGGCAAACTTGAGTTCGCTTCCTAAAATACAGGCCGTCGAACAATATACAAGAAAAATGTGGCTGGATTGACCTTGGGTTGTTCTGCAAAAATGCCGATATTGATTTTAATGAAGGGCAGTCGCCTTTCGCTCCGGCTGCACCGGCGTTGGAGATGATGTGTTACAACATTCTCGGATTTTGTGGCCCGGAGGAAGGAATCGAGGGGCTCTCGGAAGAACAAAGAGCTTGACCTTTTACTGGCAGAATCGGCAAAATTGGGGGCGATTCGCATCGATCCGACCACTTTACTCGGCATCTTCGCGGCTTTATCCTTCGTAGTCGTCGGCTTCATCCTGAAAGACGGACACCTTTCCTCTCTGATCGTTCCGGCGGCTATGGCCGTCGTGTTTGGGTGCACGTTAAGTGCCTCCATCGCCACCCTCAGGAAAGTAGACATCTCAGACGTGTTCCGGAGCCTGCGCATGCTCGTCCACCACCGGGCCAAGAGTCCGACGGAGATGATCGAGGAAATCGTGTCACTGGCCGAGAAAGCGCGGCGTGAGGGCCTTCTCTACTTGGAGAACTACCTTGAGGGGGTGGACGACCTTTTTCTACGTAAGGGCCTTCAACTGGTTATCGACGGTGCCGAACCGGAGGTGGTCAAGGGCGTGCTGGAAACGGAGTTGTACGCCCTGGAGGAGCGGCACCGGGTAGCACACGAGTTTTTCGAGACGGCGGGGTCTTTCGCCCCCACCATGGGTATCGCCGGGGCGATCATGGGCCTCATTGTCGCCCTCGGGAACATCCAGGAGCCGGATAAGCTCGGCCCGGCCATCGCCTCGGCCTTCGTGGCCACCCTGTACGGGGTGGTGTTCGCCTACTGCATCTGCTTCCCCATCGCCACCAAGCTCAAGACTCTCACCGCGAAGGAGGTAATGCTCCGCCAGCTGGTTCGGGAAGGCGTAATCGCGCTCCAGTCCGGGAACAACCCGATCATCATCCGCGAGCGCCTGAACGCTTTTCTGAACCCGAACACCCGGGCGTCGTCCAAGAAGAACGTGGAGGAGGAGGAGACCCGTGAAGCGGCCGGGTAAACACGGGGGCGGCGGCGGGCACGGCGGGGGGCGCGAACGCTGGGTGCTCCCGTACGCGGACTTCGTCACCGTGCTCCTCTGTTTCTTCATTGTCTTGTACAGCCTGAGCACCATCGACGCCCACAAATTCGCGGCCCTGGCCCGCTCGCTTCACCACGCCTTGGGCGGGCAGGGCAGTGTGCTGATCGAGGCGCCGGACGCGTCACTCGGTCCGGACGAACGGTTTCCCATGGAACTGGACAAAGGTTTCGTCAAATCAAGCGATACCGCTTTTTTAGCGCAGATGGCCCCCGTCCAGAAGCAGGTTCAGGAACTCATGGAAGAGGCCGGGCTGACT is drawn from Candidatus Desulforudis audaxviator MP104C and contains these coding sequences:
- a CDS encoding flagellin, giving the protein MRISTHLFYKNLLSSIHREHLGAARVQEQIASGRRINRLSEDPAALSQVLSLRTATSEIRDYVLSIDLQRSRLNRAEEALAQATQVMQDARVMAVQGATGTYSPSDLKNLAFEVDRMITALVGFANASRGGVKPEGLFERTVVDGQEMVVYTPPEVWLEQVTGEGWGRVLTLNKLVETIDPGQVFQVEAMKDEGGNPVLRATMFDALFDLRDRLMAGEQSGVAGLIGVLEGHIDTLLQGRGDLGSRGYQLEKLQAQIQIQNEQLTEVLSKIGDTDVAEAVIRINRHELVLQATLSTAARLMHVSLLNYLR
- the flgK gene encoding flagellar hook-associated protein FlgK, whose protein sequence is MSFLGIEIARRSLHGHQQAMNTTAHNIANINTPGYKRQEAVLQSTPAIAYPSVFSPRPGQLGTGMSAVEIKRYSDAYLDRQVREAQSAIGYWSGVETALQRVEAVLPEPTDFGIQALLGNFFSTWHYLVQDPANPGSRSAVRGAAETLANSLSLAYYSLTNVRNDLIGGNDLFAQQVGRINSIGRQIAELNREIAYQRTAGANPNDLLNRRDYLLDELSKLADVSVTVTNAELNLVSVSVYGLELVNGDGYLATDRGFTELAADHESLQNLIEALEGSTRGGLAGTFAVGARVKEYLKQLELLMLSLANAVNGVLALEFFAFNIERVTGETAAGGGTDAHRLANGWLIANTVTITVDGNPFEVYFEGDELPPGSGDWVLVDTITGTLQFGRIIEGTETIVADYDYKTGPISIGPEAEGALAQVTAEQAWAVAQIREQRVVDADGDGEDDTTLDGYYQQLVTGIGADLNAAQRGRDNVSAILGQIEALRESVSGVNLDEELTRMIQYQYGYQAAARVITVLDELLDTLINRML
- a CDS encoding flagellar protein FlgN, which gives rise to MTVNDLAACLRQEIELAAGIVHTLDEQQQALLRLDLAGLEASVPALEKLTDELRQAEERREATARALAEEHELDGTTPLRELLAVLPAPVGRELEQAGRRLGSLIEEIRHRNHANYVLMLNAARFNRAILQFVAGTTATYAPDGVRGEAGEARSLILNKEA
- the flgM gene encoding flagellar biosynthesis anti-sigma factor FlgM; protein product: MKIDKTGGVDLTRIYGRQIVDRKPGEHPRTEGAEERDSVELSDQARELQAYRQKLAELPAVRTELVERLKAEIQAGTYDADAEKIAAGLVREWGGEGE
- a CDS encoding protein-glutamate methylesterase/protein-glutamine glutaminase, which codes for MPPVRVFLVDDSAVVRTIIGRRLREIGFEVVGTAMNGKDALRKIPVLRPEVVVMDVEMPELDGLNTLRELMISYPVPVIMLSAHTRAGSKATIEALALGAVDFVPKPIGTADITAIIAELAVKISAAAGASVRGALTQAVAPEPPRAPLAPVAARAPKRKTDLVVIGCSTGGPNALRVLLPGFPANLPAAVVVVQHMPAGFTALLAEHLDAVCAMEVRHARDNDPVVPGRVLIAPAGKAFRFRPGPDGVRVSVSEDNTPPAPGTFRPSVDEVMTQAAAIYGSRVTGVLLTGMGRDGAGGMLAIKQKNGYTIAQDEASCVVYGMPRAAVENGAACRVLPLSEISAEVVQQL
- a CDS encoding chemotaxis protein CheA, producing the protein MFSSEEIQVFLDELDEKIEILNDGFLALEREGDNPETIQEIFRAAHTIKGSSGILGYDQMSALTHEMENLLTLLREGRVHSTPRMVDVLLEALDTLKLLRDKVIGGTDREIDTGPVMEKLREFCEQESAEVGDAGATGAGAAAGSEGAAGLVVTDAHWEVLREAVDQGYSAYRVRVDIDPGCQMKSVRAFLVFQTLEKAGVQVIQSEPPVEDLEQGNYGAGFELLVLSEEDADRLQGALSLIAEVSAVTVTPVAVLEEAGGDTITPAHTPGGTSTAAGPAPAARVEQFDSLNAHKKAIRTVRIDVQKLDSLMNLVGELVIERTRLERFADIMELKYRSEEMIDTLNEISSHLGQITSDLQEEIMMARMLPIAQVFNRFPRMVRDLAQKLGKEVNLVIEGRDTELDRNVIEIISDPLVHLIRNAVDHGLEMPEERLGFGKPRAGTLTLRAFHQENHIVIIVEDDGRGLDPDRLRARAREMQLLDEETLARLTDQDALNLIFQAGFSTAADVSDISGRGVGMDVVKSQIEQINGLVEMRSTPGQGTAVTIKLPLTLAIIRALMVELGNYVYAFPLANVVETMQIDPAEIRMIRDAEVVVVRGEVLPLVRLRRLFRQRETDPEGRLYVVIIGTGQDRVGVVVDRLVGEQEIVIKSLGDLLGRIPGISGATILGDGKVALIVDVRALLAETIGTRGRQGRVYAAG
- a CDS encoding chemotaxis protein CheW, with amino-acid sequence MADAEASRKREEQLVVFQLAGQTYGMDIARVFEIIRMETITRVPKAPSFVEGVIKLRGNIIPVIDLRKRFAMPPAESTANNRIVIVEMGGTTIGMIVDAVSEVLRISQADIEPPPPMVAGVDAAYLRGIALWRDRLIILLDLEKILAEKEQARLRQARMELAAEKPA
- a CDS encoding motility protein A, whose translation is MGAIRIDPTTLLGIFAALSFVVVGFILKDGHLSSLIVPAAMAVVFGCTLSASIATLRKVDISDVFRSLRMLVHHRAKSPTEMIEEIVSLAEKARREGLLYLENYLEGVDDLFLRKGLQLVIDGAEPEVVKGVLETELYALEERHRVAHEFFETAGSFAPTMGIAGAIMGLIVALGNIQEPDKLGPAIASAFVATLYGVVFAYCICFPIATKLKTLTAKEVMLRQLVREGVIALQSGNNPIIIRERLNAFLNPNTRASSKKNVEEEETREAAG